A single window of Armatimonadota bacterium DNA harbors:
- a CDS encoding glycosyltransferase family 2 protein, with amino-acid sequence MKTLSVIIPAYNECDTIEEAVARVRRSPVVKEIIVVDDFSADGTRELLQSISDPSICAAEGQGEVPVRLVLHERNMGKGMAIRTALAHVTGDVVIIQDADLEYDPDDYPAMIAPILSGEADVVYGSRFLSSRPRMRPANYIANRVLALAASTLFGARITDEATCYKAFRAGVIQGIPLTCRRFEFCPEVTAKVLRRGIRIVEVPIRYEARTAAEGKKIGWWDGVVALWTLLKYRVVW; translated from the coding sequence ATGAAGACTCTCTCCGTCATAATCCCCGCATACAACGAGTGCGACACCATCGAGGAGGCTGTCGCTCGCGTGCGCCGGTCGCCCGTCGTCAAGGAGATCATCGTCGTAGACGACTTCTCCGCCGACGGCACGCGCGAACTCCTCCAGAGCATCTCTGACCCATCCATCTGCGCCGCGGAAGGGCAGGGGGAGGTTCCCGTCCGGCTCGTCCTCCACGAGCGAAACATGGGGAAGGGGATGGCGATCCGGACCGCCCTCGCGCACGTCACGGGCGATGTCGTCATCATCCAGGATGCCGACCTCGAATACGACCCCGATGACTATCCCGCGATGATCGCGCCGATCCTCAGCGGAGAGGCCGACGTCGTATACGGCTCGCGTTTCCTCTCATCGCGCCCCAGGATGCGCCCGGCGAACTATATCGCCAACCGCGTGCTCGCCCTCGCCGCCTCGACGCTCTTCGGCGCGCGCATCACCGACGAGGCCACCTGCTACAAGGCGTTCCGCGCCGGGGTAATCCAGGGTATCCCGCTCACATGCCGGCGCTTCGAGTTCTGCCCGGAGGTCACCGCCAAGGTACTGCGGCGCGGGATTCGCATAGTGGAGGTCCCCATCCGCTACGAGGCGCGTACCGCCGCGGAGGGCAAGAAGATCGGCTGGTGGGACGGAGTGGTCGCCCTCTGGACGCTCTTGAAGTATCGAGTGGTATGGTAG